CAGGCGGATTCGGCTCTTGGCTACCTGTCCATGTCTGAGGATGTGGTGGCAGCAGCCATCGAACGGGTGCAGCGGCTGGGGGAGCTGGCGGCGGAGGGTGGAAGTGCGGCTTCGTCTGAAGTGGATTCCATCCGTACCGCGCTCATTGATTTGGCGAATACCAAGGGCCAGGGGAAGTTCCTGTTCGCTGGAACGGCCACTCAGGGTACCGCTGCGCATCCACTTCCCTTCGAGGATGCAGCACCTCCGGCCGGCCCCATCAACTATTGGGGGAATGCGGGATCCATCAGTCTCAACGTAACCAACACCACGGTGGTGGCGACCAATCTCCCCGGTGATTCGGTGTTTTTCGGATCAGGAGGCCAGGGCTCAAGCACTGACATCTTCAAAGTCGTTACCGATCTCCGGGATGGATTGGCCACCAATAACGCCGCGCTCACCGCCACGGCCACAACCAACCTGACGGCCTGCCTCGACAGCCTCACCAAGGCTCAGGTGGATCTGGGTGGCAAACAGTCGCAGCTGCTCGCCCTCAAGGACACCCTGTCGGGATTCAATGTCTCCCTGCAAGGATTGCAGAACACGCAACAGGATACGGACTATCCCCAGGCTGCCACCGAGTATGCGAGCGACCAAGTCATCCAGTCCGCCAGCCTCAGCGTGCTGGCGAAAGTCAACAAGACAAACCTGTTCGATTACCTCGCCTAGTTCGATTCCCTCAGGTGGGCTTCCAGGCTGGCCAGCGCCCGTTGGCGGTGGGCTGCGCCCTTGGCCGCCTTGACTGCTCGCAGGCCTCCGGATCGCTTCAGCCCTCGGATATCGATTTCCCCGTCTGGCAGGGGTGGAAGCAGGCCAAGCATGGCGTTGGTGGGGCCGAAATCCTTGGTGGACGCGTGCGCCAGGTAGTGGAGGAGGCTTCCCAACACCGTTTCCTTGGGGAAGGGAAGAGCCGGTAGGTTTCTTGCCGCACGATTCACGGCGAAGGCCGCTGCCAGACCACCCGCGGCGGATTCAAGGTAGCCCTCCACACCGGAGAGCTGGCCGGCCACCCAGAGGTTGGGAACAGATTTGACATGCAGTGTCGAATCTAGAACCTGCGGCGCCTGGAGGTAGGTGTTCCGGTGGATGCTTCCGAACCGCGCGAACTCGGCCTGTGCCAGACCGGGAATGAACCTGAAGACTTCCTTCTGGGCGCCCCACTTGAGGCGGGTCTGGAAGCCCACGAGGTTGAAGTGCTCACCGGCCAGCGTGTCCTGGCGCAGTTGGACCACCGCGTGAGGCCAGTGGCCGGTGCGGGGGTCGTCCAGCCCAACGGGTTTCATGGGGCCATGGCGAAGCGTTTCCCGTCCGCGGTCGGCCATGACTTCGATGGGCAGACAGGCCTCGAAGTAGGGGGTGTCCAAATCATGCAGAGGCGCGCGCTCCGCTGCCAAGAGAGCATCGAGGAAGGTTTCGTATTGGCTCTTGTTCAGCGGGCAGTTGATGAAGTCGGGGCCGCCCTTGTCGTAGCGCGCGGCCATCCATGCGATATCCATGTCAATGCTGTCGCGATCAACGATGGGGGCGATGGCATCGTAGAAATGCAGTTGCCCGCAACCCGTGATCGCCGAGAGCCAGGCGGTCAACGGTTCGCTGGTGAGAGGTCCAGTCGCGAGGATGGTCGGGTGATTCAGATCGGGATCGGTGGCGTGCGCTGTCTCCCAGCGAATGTTTGGATGCGTCCTCAGGGCCTGCGTGACGGCCGAAGAAAAGGCCACGCGGTCCACGGCGAGGCTGTTGCCAGCGGGGACGCGGGTGTCTTCCGCGCAGCGCAGGATCAGTGAATCCATGCGCTGCATCTCTGCTTTCAGGATGCCCGTGGCCGAGTTGGGATCATCGCTCTTGAACGAGTTGGAGCACACCATCTCGGCGGCCTGATCTGTCGTATGGGCTGCCGTGTGGCAGAGCGGACGCATCTCTGTGAGAAGCACCTGGTGCCCGCGATTGGCCAACTGCCATGCGGCTTCAGAGCCAGCCAGTCCTGCTCCGATGATGTGGATCACGCAGCCTCCATGAGGGGCCTATCCTATCGGCAAGGCGGATGGGGCGGCAGTTGTTGGCTTGGAGGCGGATGCGCCATAGAATCCTGCCCCCGCTTGTTGCAGCAGAAAGCCTTGGTTTTCAGTGCCTTTCTCTGGGTGGATGCAGGCCCGGCGCAGTACTGCGTAAATTTTCTCTTGCACTTTGGGATGTGGGTGTTAGTCTAAATGTCCTGCGCAGTTGAGGCTGCGAGGTGCCACGGGAAGCCAAGTTGCTGAAGTGGACTGTGTTGAGGCACAGGGGCGTCTTTGAAAACCGGATAGAAGATAGGAAGCCTTTGAGGGTTCTGTGGGGCGTCTAAGGATGTCGCACGGAATTCAGAACAATTTTTCGACCAGAACATTTATCCAAGGGGTGAGAGCCCTGAGGAGCAAGAGTTCAGAATGAAACTTGAGAGTTTGATCCTGGCTCAGAATGAACGCTGGCGGCGTGCCTAACACATGCAAGTCGGATGTGCCGCAAGGTGCATGGCAGACGGGTGAGTAACGCGTAGGGAATCTACCTCTTTGTGGGGAATAACGCTCCGAAAGGAGTGGTAATACCGCATGAGACCGTGGACTGGGATGTCTACGGTGAAACCTGGGGACCGCAAGGCCTGGGGCAAGGAGAGGATCCTGCGTCTGATTAGCTAGTTGGCGGGGTAATGGCCCACCAAGGCGACGATCAGTAGCCGGCCTGAGAGGGTGATCGGCCACACTGGAACTGAGACACGGTCCAGACTCCTACGGGAGGCAGCAGTGGGGAATTTTGCGCAATGGACGAAAGTCTGACGCAGCAACGCCGCGTGGGTGATGAAGGTCTTCGGACTGTAAAACCCTGTCGTCAGGGACGAAGGTTAGGGGGTTAATAACCCTTTAGCTTGACGGTACCTGGAGAGGAAGCCCCGGCTAACTCTGTGCCAGCAGCCGCGGTAATACAGAGGGGGCAAGCGTTATTCGGAATTATTGGGCGTAAAGGGCGCGTAGGCGGTTTTTTAAGTCAGATGTGTAATCCCCGAGCTTAACTTGGGAACTGCATCTGAGACTGGAAGGCTAGAGTACTGGAGAGGGTGGTGGAATTCCTCGTGTAGCGGTGAAATGCGTAGAGATGAGGAGGAACACCAGTGGCGAAGGCGGCCACCTGGACAGTAACTGACGCTGAGGCGCGAAAGTGTGGGTAGCAAACAGGATTAGATACCCTGGTAGTCCACGCTGTAAACGATGAACACTTGGTGTGGAGGGAGTTGACCCCTTCCGTGCCGGAGCTAACGCGTTAAGTGTTCCGCCTGGGGAGTACGGTCGCAAGGCTGAAACTCAAAGGAATTGACGGGGGCCCGCACAAGCGGTGGAGCATGTGGTTTAATTCGACGCAACGCGAAGAACCTTACCTGGGCTTGAACTGCAGTGGACCGGTGCAGAGATGTGCCTTTTCGCAAGAACTGCTGCAGAGGTGCTGCATGGCTGTCGTCAGCTCGTGTCGTGAGATGTTGGGTTAAGTCCCGCAACGAGCGCAACCCTTACCCGTAGTTGCCAGCGCGTCATGGCGGGAACTCTACGGGGACTGCCCGGGTTAACCGGGAGGAAGGTGGGGATGATGTCAAGTCCTCATGGCCCTTATGTCCAGGGCTACACACGTGCTACAATGGGCGATACAAACCGTTGCAAAGTCGCGAGATGGAGCTAATCGGAGAAAGTCGTCCTCAGTTCGGATTGTAGTCTGCAACTCGACTACATGAAGGTGGAATCGCTAGTAATCGTGTATCAGAATGATACGGTGAATACGTTCCCGGGCCTTGTACACACCGCCCGTCACATCACGAAAGCCGGGAGCACTTGAAGAGGCTGTGGTAACCCGCAAGGGGGCTAGGTCTCAATGGTGAACTTGGTGATTGGGGTGAAGTCGTAACAAGGTAGCTGTAGGAGAACCTGTGGCTGGATCACCTCCTTTCTAAGGAGAGTCACTTTTAGGAGTGACGATAGGTCAACGCTTCCGATCGAATTTCTATCCGGTTTTTAAAGACGCTCGTGATGTTTGACGAGCGTGTTTGGGCGTCCAGATTGGGCCCGTAGCTCAGCTGGGAGAGCGCCTGGTTTGCATCCAGGAGGTCGTCGGTTCGATCCCGGTCGGGTCCACCAGCGCCTTCAGGTTGCACAACGGGGGCCTATAG
This sequence is a window from Geothrix sp. PMB-07. Protein-coding genes within it:
- the trmFO gene encoding methylenetetrahydrofolate--tRNA-(uracil(54)-C(5))-methyltransferase (FADH(2)-oxidizing) TrmFO; the protein is MIHIIGAGLAGSEAAWQLANRGHQVLLTEMRPLCHTAAHTTDQAAEMVCSNSFKSDDPNSATGILKAEMQRMDSLILRCAEDTRVPAGNSLAVDRVAFSSAVTQALRTHPNIRWETAHATDPDLNHPTILATGPLTSEPLTAWLSAITGCGQLHFYDAIAPIVDRDSIDMDIAWMAARYDKGGPDFINCPLNKSQYETFLDALLAAERAPLHDLDTPYFEACLPIEVMADRGRETLRHGPMKPVGLDDPRTGHWPHAVVQLRQDTLAGEHFNLVGFQTRLKWGAQKEVFRFIPGLAQAEFARFGSIHRNTYLQAPQVLDSTLHVKSVPNLWVAGQLSGVEGYLESAAGGLAAAFAVNRAARNLPALPFPKETVLGSLLHYLAHASTKDFGPTNAMLGLLPPLPDGEIDIRGLKRSGGLRAVKAAKGAAHRQRALASLEAHLRESN
- a CDS encoding flagellin; translated protein: MALRTPSTNQTQQSLLALQRTKERLALNQTRISTGNRLTGPGDDPTASAAVLSLGNSIDANTQFIKQADSALGYLSMSEDVVAAAIERVQRLGELAAEGGSAASSEVDSIRTALIDLANTKGQGKFLFAGTATQGTAAHPLPFEDAAPPAGPINYWGNAGSISLNVTNTTVVATNLPGDSVFFGSGGQGSSTDIFKVVTDLRDGLATNNAALTATATTNLTACLDSLTKAQVDLGGKQSQLLALKDTLSGFNVSLQGLQNTQQDTDYPQAATEYASDQVIQSASLSVLAKVNKTNLFDYLA